TTTTAGAGGCTATAATGCAGGATAACATTTTATCAACTCTTTATGTTTTGCAGCAGTGGCAGCCACTGGCTGTAACCTGGATAAAGTAAATATTCTCCCTAGTGCCTTGATAACTCCACTTATGCCAACCAGTGTGATTAAGAATGAAGATGTGGCTCCAATGGAAGTTACAGCTGAAAAAAGATCTCCCACTATTTTCAAGGTAAGTTAAATTGTGAGCCCACTATGCTGACTATCCACGCTTCGGGCATGTCAGACTATTTCCTGGTAGTGTGCAGCAGAGGAGAGAGATAGGAGAGTGGTGAAAACTTCATAGCTCAAATCCAGACAAACCTGTAATCCAGACATGCACATAAAGCAGAGTGATTCCCTTACAAGTCATCAACAGGAGCTCTTACTCCTGCACTTGTCCACAGTGAAACAGGTTGTGGAGCAGCACAGGTGTACAAGTTCTGTTAGTAGCTTGCTGGCCCAAAGTCTCTGTTCTCCTGTTGCACTGTGTTCAGTCATAAAATCAAACACAGCCAACCTCCAGGAAGCTACTAATAGTGacctgccctgagcagcagccTGTTCTGTTGACTTGGGAGAATGAGGaggagcaaaaaggaaaaaagcaataaatacacagagtggggggagaaaaaaaacctacaGATAGGAAAACATGAGAAACCAGACAGAGTAAAGGAAAAAATTATGACCCAGTGCCAATACAGATGCATGTGGAGGAGATAGTTATCAGTTTATCACTTAAGAAAAAAGTTGGGTAACCATGACCAATGGCTTATTTAGGATGTTTTGTTTGGGATGCCTTTTGGTTCTTTTCTAGGACAGTGGGAAATTTTCCTCCTAGAGTAATCTACATTCCCCAGCTACGTGCAGGCAGGTTCATTTGTAAGGCATGAGTATCCGCTTTTGAGTCTCAAAACTGGACGACATAGCCAAATGAGAAATGCACATAACCAAGACAAAGTAAGTAAAAGATAAGGAAAACAGCTGAGGAAGGGAAGCACTGCTACAGGAAATTTGTTGGTATAACACAAAGCTGGAGAATAGCTGAAAAACGTTAGTAGTGTCACCATTGTATGGCTGCTTCTCTGTTATACAGCAGCACAATGAATACAgaacagttttatttatttgcacCACAGTCAGTGAAACAAGGAACAGTCAGGATAAAGCCAGGACAAACATTCATGCAAACCGATGACTTCATGGAGACTCgagaaaaaaaatactgcaagCCATGCTACATTGCAACTATTTATTAAGTGACCTCAACAAACTCAAAATGTTCATGAGTTTAGGCACTCAATTCCACTTTTAGGCAACTTTATAAAAGTGACTAGATCTTCAAAGATGCTAAGTATCCACTATTCCCGCTGAAACCCAGGTGTGTTGTGCAGTGCTGCTCATCAGCTATGAAAATCAGGTCAACTTTTACAGAATTGCATAAATATGTAATTGTCTAAACTTTTTGCACTCAAGTTTGAAACTGTTGACCTATCTGTCTATGAAATCAATGCTACCACTTCCTGCTAAGAATTTAGACTGCCTCCCACAAAGAAAAAAACTAAGACATGCTTCCCCCCCAGTCAGAACAAAAATCAGCTTAAAAGTTAAGGGTTGCAAACCCATTTCTCATACTGAATTAGCCTATCAACTTTTACTGTCAATGGctcaaaaataaaaactgagcaAGTTTTATCCTACATCTGGCTTATAGCTTCACAAATAGGAGTTTCCCACACTGATGCACATAAACCTTACTTGCTATACTGGATCACACTACTGGTCCATGAAGTCCAGTGTTTTGTCTACAATAGTCCActatctgatgcttcagagaaaagtgaATAAACCCCCACTTAATATATCTAGCCAATTCTGCAGAGTATATGCGTGAAAATCCCTTCCTGGTCCCATTCAGCATCAGTTTATGCAGTGAAACAGAAGGTTTGATCATCCTTATTTTAGCATCATAATAACAAATATTATTGGTTAAAATTTTGCATCCCCTTTTAAAATCAGCTACAGTATTTTACTGATCTCTTGTGGCAGTGCAAGTCATCTTATTAACTATAACCACATCTTAAGGCATCACTGAAGGTTTCTAAGTATGACCCGAGTAATCCTACACGCTTCTTAATGTGTACTGCTTTTTTTTCCACCAGGCTACAAAGGTGGTTGGACCAACTCAACAAACATTAGAAAATATGTCCAGCATATCAGGAAATGCAACCTTTTCAACTGCTTCTTCTCATTTACCTTCTGAGAGTGAAAAACAACATCAGATACAGCCTAAAGTGTATAATCCAGAGACTCTGACTACTATCCAAACACAGGACATTTCACAGCCTGGTAGCTTTCCAGCTGTCTCTGCTCCCAGCCAACTGCAGAATAGTGATGCACTATTGCAGCAAGCTACACAGTTCCAGACTAGAGAGTCCCAATCCAGAGAGGTGTTACCATCAGACAGCACTGTAGTTACTCTGTCACAGTTAACTGAGGCttcgcagcagcagcagtcaacacTATCAGAACCAGCACAGACACTACAGCAACAGATTTCGTCAAGTATTTTCTCACCTGCAAACAGTGTGAGTCAGCTACAGAACACTATACAGCAACTGCAAGCtggaaattttccaaccagtaCTGCCAGTGGAAGCAGTGGAAATGTTGATTTGGTCCAGCAAGTCTTAGAAGCTGAACAGCAGTTATCTTCGGTTTTGTTTTCTGGGTCAGATAGTAGTGAGGATGTTCAAGAGCAACTCAGTGCAGACATTTTTCAGCAAGTTAGTCAAATCCAAAACAGTGTGAATCCTGGGATATTTTCCTCATCAGAGACAGCAGTCCATTCCAGGCAAGAGAATCTTTTGTCTGGAAGAGCTGAAAATGTCCATCCACAGCCTGAGAGCTCATTGTccaatcagcagcagcagcaggcaatgGAGACTTCTGCAGCAATGGTGATTGGAATGCAGCAAAGTATGTGCCAGGCTGCAACACAAATGCAATCTGATCTTTTCTCCTCAGCAGCTTCAGGAAATGGAAACCTCCAGCAGTCCCCTGTTTACCAGCAAGCTTCCCACTTGCTAAGTGGGCTATCAACAAGTGAAGACATGCAGATGCAATGTGAGTTATTCTCCTCATCTTCTGGTGTTTCTGGAAATGAAACAACTACTACTGCTCAGCAGCAAGTCTCGACCAATGGCTCTACCATGTTTCAGACCTCGAGTTCTGCAGATGGAGAAGAAGCTTCAGGACAGAATAAACAGATGCAAAACAATGTGTTTCAGACCATGGTTCAGATGCAACACAGTGGGGAAAGTCAGCCTCAAGTTAACCTTTTTTCATCTACAGAAAACATGATGGCCGTTCAGGCAGGTGGAACTCAACAGCAGGGAGGTGGACTGTTCCAGCAAGGTGGGGAAATTATGTCTATTCAGTCAGGAAGTTTCATGCAGCAGTCCCCACATTCACAGGCTCAACTTTTTCACTCTCAGAATCCCATTGCTGATGATCAAAATATATCCCAGGAAACACAAGGGTCTATTTTTCGTAGTCCAAATTCCATTGTCCACAATCAGACCACTTCCTCTTCCTCGGACCAATTGCAGCCTCCAATGTTCCACTCCCAGAACGCCATGGGTGTATTGCAGAGCTCTTCTGTACCTCAAGACCAGCAATCAGCCAACATGTTCCTTTCCCAGAATTCAATGAACAACCCTGTAACTCAAGAAGAACAGATGTCATTCTTCACAACACAGAATTCCATTACTCCACTTCAGACAGccacaaacacagagcagcaaACTTCTTTCCAGCAGCAGGCACAGATACCCCACATTCAAAACCCTATGATTCCCCAAGATCAGCCCCAAGCTCAGCCCACTCAGCAGGGTTTGTTTCAGCCGCAAGTATCACTAGGCTCCCTCCAATCTAGTACAATGCCCCAGAACCAACAAGGGGCTATCTTCCAGTCTCAACACTCAATGGTTGCTATTCAGAGTAGTCCTCCATcccaagaacagcagcagcagaacatGATGTTCAGTACTCAAAATACAAGTACAATTGCTTCTCAGAAGCAGACTATGCTTTTCAACCCAAATCAAAATCCAATCACTAATCAGGAGCAGCAGAACCAATCTCTTTTTCATGCACAATCCAATATGACGCCAATGAATCAAGATCAACAGCCCATGCAGTTCCAGAGTCAAACAACAGTGACTCCACTTCAGAATCCTGGGTCCAGCCAGACAGAGACACAGCAGCCCACCATGTTTCATAACTCACCCCAGATTCAGTTGGTTCAAGGATCACCAGGTTCTCAAGAGCAGCAAGTCACCCTCTTCATCTCTTCAGCTTCCATGTCTGCCTTGCAGAATAGCATGAGCCAGCAAGAGCTGCAGCAGTCTCCCATCTACTCTTCTCAGAACAATATGACAGGTATTCAAGGAGCTGCTTCTCCTGCACAGCAACAATCTTCTTTGTTTCACAATACAGCAGGAAGTGCTATCAACCAACTGCAGAATTCTCCTGCTTCATCTCAACAGACTTCAGGAATATTCCTATTTGGGATTCAAAATAGTAAGTATTAAAAATCCTTGATTCTAATATTATGGTTTAGAAAAACAGCTACTTTGGAGGCTGCCAAATtacttgtgtttgtacagctctgtAGAGGTGTAAAGTGCTAAGTGGTAATGGTTACAGTCCTTTTGTTGAAAGTGTTAGTCATTAAAGACAGGAAAGACGTAAATTACGCCCACGCCTTTTGAGAAACTTCTGTCACCTTCAATGGAACATGCAAAAAATGTACGTGTCTATAAGCCAATACAGTTGCATTTCTGTTGGATATACACCATTTATCCCAAAATACTAAAGATTATCTATGAAACCATGGTGGTTGGAAAGGAAATTTTGTGCTCAATGTGAAAAGTGAAATTGGTGCTCAGAGTTAGACTTTATAGAAGAGGATCTGTTCTAAATAATTAATTCATGCTTAGTACTTATATAGAGGTAATAAAAGGATGTGTTTAAAAAAGTCagtgaagttatttttaaaaataaagagctcGTTAGTACCCCGTATTTTCTGCTTGTGAAGGTACTTATATACTCTAATCAAGTTatctctcaatcttctttttaatAAGATAAACAAACcctcaaattatttttgtggTGATTTTCTGtgctctctccagtttttcaatgtccttttaaaaatatagacaCCAGAATTGTCCCCAGTACTCAGATATCAGTTTTGCCAAtgccacatacagaggtaaaacTGACCCCTCTACTCCTACTTattactcccctgtttatacatccagcAAATTAATTAGCCCattttggtcacagcatcacactaggagttcatgttgaatagcactgagTTAGGTACCTATCCCTATGGAACCTCCTAGAAACAGCCCTATTCAGAGATGATTCCCCATTGATGACTACTttctgagatctgtcagttaggtTTGAATGTTCCTTTAACAATTCTGAACTTTCACCTTGAAGTTTGCAgtattttcttcttctctctcaccCCATTACAAAAATAATTAGTCTTCAGATTTTACCTCAATTGGATATTCAACATTTTTCACTCCTCATGTGTGCCAGTCCCTTTACTTCCATTTTTTGAGCACTCAACTATTAAAAGTAAAGAAAGTAGAAGAATAAAAAGGATGTTTCCAAACACATGGAAAACTAGTTATTCTGACTGATgccaaaatttgttctaagagaGAAGTATCACTGTATTAGGTATTTCCAAAAATAagcttgcctcattcagtgcataggaggGATAGTGATAAGAATCTTAAAGTTAAGTGTAAAAGGAGACAGATGTTTGATTTTCCTATATagagtttgctttttaaatagtGGTTCTTACCTATGATACCCTTGCTGATATGTGTTTCGCTGTTTATCCTTTTGAGGCCTTGATTGTTACAGTCCTActaatttcagagtggtagccatgttagtctatattagcaaaaacaacaaggagtccttgtggcaccttagagactaacaaatttatttgggcataagctttcgtgggctatagtccacttcatcagatgcatggagtgaaaaatacagtaagcaggtataaatatacagcacatgaaaagatgggcgttgccttaccaagtgggggtcagtgctaacgaggccaattcaatcagggtggatgtggcccattcccagccgttgacaagaaggtgtgagtatcaacagaggggaaattattttttgtcatgacccagccactctgtctttattcagacctaatttgatggtgtcaagtttgcaaattaattccagttctgcagtttctcgctgaaggctgtttttgaaggttttttttgttgaagaatggccacttttaagtcttttGTTGAGTGTccggggagattgaagtgctctcctactggtttttgaatgttccaattcttgatgtctgatttgtgtccatttattcttttgcgtagagactgtccggtttggccagtgtacatggcagaggggcattgctggcacatatcacattggtagatgtgcaggtgaatgagcccctgatggtgtggctgatgtggttaggtcctaggatggtgtcccttgaatagatatgcggacagagttggcaatggggtttgttgcagggattggttcctgggttagtgtttctgtagtGTTCAGAAACAGTGGATAAATGGCACAACTGATGTATTTAAACACACATCTGGCTCTGCATGTAGCCTAGTCATAGTAAGTTATACTGGTGTTAGCTAGTATTTGCTAGCATAAATTTCCTACCATGCAGTCTTCAGTGTTTCTTCAGGCTTCCTTTCTGTTATGTAGTGTTACCTTAAATCAAtctctctcgtgtgtgtgtgtgtgtgtgtgtgtgtatatatatgtatgtatatatgtatatgtatatgtatatgtatatatatatatatatatatatatataaaatctcgcTAGCAAATACCAAATAACTAATATATATTAAGTATTTAATTGCTCTGCAGTATGCTTTTCTCTAAAGCAGTTtgtgaaattaaaatgaataccTCTCAGGAAAAAGTACTGTGTTTTGTTGAGAACCTTGGTAGTGCTGATCCTGCTGTGAGtttcccccactgatttcattagcaggaacaaaaagaaaagaagtacttgtggcactagACTAAAGACTAAACTAGATGAGGCATTAGACTAGagactaaacaaatttatttgagcataagctttcgtgagctacagctcacttcatcggatgcattgagtggaaaatacagtcaggagattttatatacacagagaacatgaaacaatgggtgtttcatgttctctgtgtatataaaatctcccgaccgtattttccactgtatgcgttcgatgaagtgagctgtagctcacgaaagcttatgctcaaataaatttgtttcgtctctaaggtgccacaagtcctccttttctttttgcagatacagactaacacggctgctactctgaaacctgtcataagtaGGAACAGGACTGGCCACTAtgctatttctgtaatttttttagaTTCTATTCTCttttttcataataaaataacCAATTAAAATCCTTCAGCAATAGCTGATCGTCTTATCTAAACTGGGAAAATGAGTTACACTTGTCCATGATAggaatttttttctaaacaaatgaTAGCTAGCATTTTATAGTCGTAGTGTAAGCTGGGCAAGTTGTAGTTTTAACATGTTAGCTGGTCACGGTGaacaaattctgcagccactactTCTCCCTGATGAGCTGCATGACTTGGGCCTGCAGTGCTTGATGCATCCAGTGACTCTGGTGGTGCTGCTGGGCCATACTTCTCCCTCTGGGCTCAGTCCCGTAGCATTATTGTGCGCCAAATAAGCTATCACGGCCGGGTTGTGGGTAGACaaacctagtggtcagagccggAGTCCAGACTCATGAGACAGGAATCGAGAGTCAGCTTAGTCAGGATACcgggagatcagaagcaggagacaaacttgaGATCAGGACCCCGAGTTGGGAATCGGGGTCAGGCCGGGTCAGAATACCAGGAGTCACAgccaggagacaaactggagatcagaatcaCATATCAGATGCCAGGAGTCATGCTGGGTCAGGATGCCAGAAAATCAAGTTGggggagcaggaagcacaaggcaCACAGTCCAGAACAGGGAGGAGCCTCATTGTTCAGAccgcttcctgttcctgctgttggcttaagtagggccagtgGGATAATCAGCTGCTCTGAGTTTCCACTAATAGAGTAATTCAAGCAATACAGAACTGCATATGTCAGTAAAATCAAAGTTGTGTACATCTCATCAATCAGGTTATTGAcatgtttttgaatcttttgatCTTATGTGTGATGGATTTGTCCTTGTACACTGGCAAACTTGCATACCTAATTTATGCATGTGCAAAAGCATGTGTACTTTTGTGCATCCTCTTCTGCCGATTTGGACCTGAATAAAGATGTTTACACTGGTATGTTAACAAACTCTTTTTATGAGTGGATTTCCAAGTTTCAATATCCATGTGTGAAGACTTAGATTCTATTCCTTACTCTACTGCTAGCCtgatgggtgaccttgggcaaggcactgCACTgcgttgtgcctcagtttccccacccatcaAAGGGCGTAACAATactgacctttgtaaagcactttgagatctactagtgaaaagtgctagataagagctagggattatcatcatcatttattGTATTTATGTTCATTTCTTTCTTAACAGACTGTGG
The DNA window shown above is from Natator depressus isolate rNatDep1 chromosome 12, rNatDep2.hap1, whole genome shotgun sequence and carries:
- the NFAT5 gene encoding nuclear factor of activated T-cells 5 isoform X2, translated to MGGACSSFTTSSSPTIYSTSVTDSKAMQVESCSSVVGVSNRGVSEKQLTSNTVQQQQSMPKRHTVLYISPPPEDLLDNSQMSCQDEGCGLESEQSCIMWMEDSPSNFSNMSTSSYNDNTEVPRKSRKRNPKQRPGIKRRDCEGSSMDIFDADSAKAPHYVLSQLSTDSKGNSKAGNGASESQKGAGGKKSPMLCGQYPTKSEGKELKIVVQPETQHRARYLTEGSRGSVKDRTQQGFPTVKLEGHNEPVVLQVFVGNDSGRVKPHGFYQACRVTGRNTTPCKEVDIEGTTVIEVGLDPSNNMTLAVDCVGILKLRNADVEARIGIAGSKKKSTRARLVFRVNITRKDGSTLTLQTPSSPILCTQPAGVPEILKKSLHSCSVKGEEEVFLIGKNFLKGTKVIFQENISDENSWKAEAEIDMELFHQNHLIVTVPPYHDQKITSSVSVGIYVVTNAGRSHDVQSFTYTPDTSGTLNINVKKEISSPAQPCSFEEAIKAVAATGCNLDKVNILPSALITPLMPTSVIKNEDVAPMEVTAEKRSPTIFKATKVVGPTQQTLENMSSISGNATFSTASSHLPSESEKQHQIQPKVYNPETLTTIQTQDISQPGSFPAVSAPSQLQNSDALLQQATQFQTRESQSREVLPSDSTVVTLSQLTEASQQQQSTLSEPAQTLQQQISSSIFSPANSVSQLQNTIQQLQAGNFPTSTASGSSGNVDLVQQVLEAEQQLSSVLFSGSDSSEDVQEQLSADIFQQVSQIQNSVNPGIFSSSETAVHSRQENLLSGRAENVHPQPESSLSNQQQQQAMETSAAMVIGMQQSMCQAATQMQSDLFSSAASGNGNLQQSPVYQQASHLLSGLSTSEDMQMQCELFSSSSGVSGNETTTTAQQQVSTNGSTMFQTSSSADGEEASGQNKQMQNNVFQTMVQMQHSGESQPQVNLFSSTENMMAVQAGGTQQQGGGLFQQGGEIMSIQSGSFMQQSPHSQAQLFHSQNPIADDQNISQETQGSIFRSPNSIVHNQTTSSSSDQLQPPMFHSQNAMGVLQSSSVPQDQQSANMFLSQNSMNNPVTQEEQMSFFTTQNSITPLQTATNTEQQTSFQQQAQIPHIQNPMIPQDQPQAQPTQQGLFQPQVSLGSLQSSTMPQNQQGAIFQSQHSMVAIQSSPPSQEQQQQNMMFSTQNTSTIASQKQTMLFNPNQNPITNQEQQNQSLFHAQSNMTPMNQDQQPMQFQSQTTVTPLQNPGSSQTETQQPTMFHNSPQIQLVQGSPGSQEQQVTLFISSASMSALQNSMSQQELQQSPIYSSQNNMTGIQGAASPAQQQSSLFHNTAGSAINQLQNSPASSQQTSGIFLFGIQNNCGQLLTSGPSALPDQLMAISQPGQPQSEGQPAVTTLLSQQISENSPLPSSMTTNQCIEKIDDLLVSLQNQGNNMAGSF
- the NFAT5 gene encoding nuclear factor of activated T-cells 5 isoform X1; its protein translation is MPSDFISLLSADLDLESPKSLYSKESVYDLLPKELQLPPSRETSVASMSQTSGGEAGSPPPAVVAADASSAPSSSSMGGACSSFTTSSSPTIYSTSVTDSKAMQVESCSSVVGVSNRGVSEKQLTSNTVQQQQSMPKRHTVLYISPPPEDLLDNSQMSCQDEGCGLESEQSCIMWMEDSPSNFSNMSTSSYNDNTEVPRKSRKRNPKQRPGIKRRDCEGSSMDIFDADSAKAPHYVLSQLSTDSKGNSKAGNGASESQKGAGGKKSPMLCGQYPTKSEGKELKIVVQPETQHRARYLTEGSRGSVKDRTQQGFPTVKLEGHNEPVVLQVFVGNDSGRVKPHGFYQACRVTGRNTTPCKEVDIEGTTVIEVGLDPSNNMTLAVDCVGILKLRNADVEARIGIAGSKKKSTRARLVFRVNITRKDGSTLTLQTPSSPILCTQPAGVPEILKKSLHSCSVKGEEEVFLIGKNFLKGTKVIFQENISDENSWKAEAEIDMELFHQNHLIVTVPPYHDQKITSSVSVGIYVVTNAGRSHDVQSFTYTPDTSGTLNINVKKEISSPAQPCSFEEAIKAVAATGCNLDKVNILPSALITPLMPTSVIKNEDVAPMEVTAEKRSPTIFKATKVVGPTQQTLENMSSISGNATFSTASSHLPSESEKQHQIQPKVYNPETLTTIQTQDISQPGSFPAVSAPSQLQNSDALLQQATQFQTRESQSREVLPSDSTVVTLSQLTEASQQQQSTLSEPAQTLQQQISSSIFSPANSVSQLQNTIQQLQAGNFPTSTASGSSGNVDLVQQVLEAEQQLSSVLFSGSDSSEDVQEQLSADIFQQVSQIQNSVNPGIFSSSETAVHSRQENLLSGRAENVHPQPESSLSNQQQQQAMETSAAMVIGMQQSMCQAATQMQSDLFSSAASGNGNLQQSPVYQQASHLLSGLSTSEDMQMQCELFSSSSGVSGNETTTTAQQQVSTNGSTMFQTSSSADGEEASGQNKQMQNNVFQTMVQMQHSGESQPQVNLFSSTENMMAVQAGGTQQQGGGLFQQGGEIMSIQSGSFMQQSPHSQAQLFHSQNPIADDQNISQETQGSIFRSPNSIVHNQTTSSSSDQLQPPMFHSQNAMGVLQSSSVPQDQQSANMFLSQNSMNNPVTQEEQMSFFTTQNSITPLQTATNTEQQTSFQQQAQIPHIQNPMIPQDQPQAQPTQQGLFQPQVSLGSLQSSTMPQNQQGAIFQSQHSMVAIQSSPPSQEQQQQNMMFSTQNTSTIASQKQTMLFNPNQNPITNQEQQNQSLFHAQSNMTPMNQDQQPMQFQSQTTVTPLQNPGSSQTETQQPTMFHNSPQIQLVQGSPGSQEQQVTLFISSASMSALQNSMSQQELQQSPIYSSQNNMTGIQGAASPAQQQSSLFHNTAGSAINQLQNSPASSQQTSGIFLFGIQNNCGQLLTSGPSALPDQLMAISQPGQPQSEGQPAVTTLLSQQISENSPLPSSMTTNQCIEKIDDLLVSLQNQGNNMAGSF
- the NFAT5 gene encoding nuclear factor of activated T-cells 5 isoform X3, producing the protein MLLQLPPLPPWAVLAAPLPPLPVLPFTLPQSPTARLCKWRAAPQSWGASESQKGAGGKKSPMLCGQYPTKSEGKELKIVVQPETQHRARYLTEGSRGSVKDRTQQGFPTVKLEGHNEPVVLQVFVGNDSGRVKPHGFYQACRVTGRNTTPCKEVDIEGTTVIEVGLDPSNNMTLAVDCVGILKLRNADVEARIGIAGSKKKSTRARLVFRVNITRKDGSTLTLQTPSSPILCTQPAGVPEILKKSLHSCSVKGEEEVFLIGKNFLKGTKVIFQENISDENSWKAEAEIDMELFHQNHLIVTVPPYHDQKITSSVSVGIYVVTNAGRSHDVQSFTYTPDTSGTLNINVKKEISSPAQPCSFEEAIKAVAATGCNLDKVNILPSALITPLMPTSVIKNEDVAPMEVTAEKRSPTIFKATKVVGPTQQTLENMSSISGNATFSTASSHLPSESEKQHQIQPKVYNPETLTTIQTQDISQPGSFPAVSAPSQLQNSDALLQQATQFQTRESQSREVLPSDSTVVTLSQLTEASQQQQSTLSEPAQTLQQQISSSIFSPANSVSQLQNTIQQLQAGNFPTSTASGSSGNVDLVQQVLEAEQQLSSVLFSGSDSSEDVQEQLSADIFQQVSQIQNSVNPGIFSSSETAVHSRQENLLSGRAENVHPQPESSLSNQQQQQAMETSAAMVIGMQQSMCQAATQMQSDLFSSAASGNGNLQQSPVYQQASHLLSGLSTSEDMQMQCELFSSSSGVSGNETTTTAQQQVSTNGSTMFQTSSSADGEEASGQNKQMQNNVFQTMVQMQHSGESQPQVNLFSSTENMMAVQAGGTQQQGGGLFQQGGEIMSIQSGSFMQQSPHSQAQLFHSQNPIADDQNISQETQGSIFRSPNSIVHNQTTSSSSDQLQPPMFHSQNAMGVLQSSSVPQDQQSANMFLSQNSMNNPVTQEEQMSFFTTQNSITPLQTATNTEQQTSFQQQAQIPHIQNPMIPQDQPQAQPTQQGLFQPQVSLGSLQSSTMPQNQQGAIFQSQHSMVAIQSSPPSQEQQQQNMMFSTQNTSTIASQKQTMLFNPNQNPITNQEQQNQSLFHAQSNMTPMNQDQQPMQFQSQTTVTPLQNPGSSQTETQQPTMFHNSPQIQLVQGSPGSQEQQVTLFISSASMSALQNSMSQQELQQSPIYSSQNNMTGIQGAASPAQQQSSLFHNTAGSAINQLQNSPASSQQTSGIFLFGIQNNCGQLLTSGPSALPDQLMAISQPGQPQSEGQPAVTTLLSQQISENSPLPSSMTTNQCIEKIDDLLVSLQNQGNNMAGSF